Proteins co-encoded in one Populus trichocarpa isolate Nisqually-1 chromosome 10, P.trichocarpa_v4.1, whole genome shotgun sequence genomic window:
- the LOC7475387 gene encoding chromatin structure-remodeling complex protein SYD isoform X2: protein MASSQSSQNVELEAAKFLHKLIQDSKDEPAKLATKLYVILQHMKSSGKEHSMPYQVISRAMETVINQHGLDIEALRSSRLPLTGGTQMGDSSTAQYGGSSQAVGVGKDSKAGLAENEISKVDPSASSRPPAGPSSAGHDYYQGSGTQRSSQSFDHESPSSLETRSANSQSQERGANQKDGKKAVAKRKRGDSSLHLEMHVENPQQLDPRNTIVNPRKGKMNKVDSPGSYAVRGGENTSFNKVPSSGQLEVSSSYVSAGQQQGGSLSSAHESLTSRCMWNQNKAGLPLERSQVPRFSSNAVSGNATAEIPLQQSAISSLGSSAFSKVHGGMPATSYPAGPMGEPGFAGLVQYGGSEHQKHGLAKGAVASSAEKTSEGFFSANRVDDFPTSLSTGKILENDGGSSNMFAESNKIIQGGRQSSNSELTMIRSTPPRDVGKSPVSQGSVSPGMPFNEQQLRQLRAQCLVFLAFRNVLPPKKLHLDIALGNVVPKDGGTLDGPRKELTDHKGKAQSSNEPTNIPELLMPCGRLNNAKEFDKVLPGLGGRFLDENCASKEADKLKMMEDKSGLPSDPSMLADERKYLYSTRKLDAEIQRQEAVESQAVFTTAMQQPDSARGGLPLSNPVDSMGNAFLQVGKTDHASSATFINKQAIPEAVSWTRIGSQSLPSGSIQLGLVPDRKDNAPSQFHILGNSNASEQDDDDKSAASTDSPPSPKYTMLEKWIMDQQRKKLLTEQGWVLKQQKTKQRIATCFDKLKETVSSSEDISAKTKIVIELKKLQLLELQRRLRSNFLNDFFKPITNDMDRLKSYKKHKHGRRIKQLERYEQKMKEERQKRIRERQKEFFAEIEVHKERLEDVFKIKRERWKGFNKYVKEFHKRKERTHREKIDRIQREKINLLKINDVEGYLRMVQDAKSDRVKQLLKETEKYLQKLGSKLQEAKSMASRFENDMDESRHAAVVEKNETSVENEDESDQAKHYMESNEKYYLMAHSVKESIAEQPTCLLGGKLREYQMNGLRWLVSLYNNHLNGILADEMGLGKTVQVISLICYLMETKNDRGPFLVVVPSSVLPGWETEINFWAPGIHKIVYSGPPEERRRLFKEKIVHQKFNVLLTTYEYLMNKHDRPKLSKIHWRYIIIDEGHRIKNASCKLNADLRHYQSSHRLLLTGTPLQNNLEELWALLNFLLPNIFNSAEDFSQWFNKPFESNGDNSADEALLSEEENLLIINRLHQVLRPFVLRRLKHKVENQLPEKIERLVRCEASAYQKLLMKRVEENLGSIGNSKARTVHNSVMELRNICNHPYLSQLHADEVDTLIPKHFLPPIIRLCGKLEMLDRLLPKLKATDHRVLFFSTMTRLLDVMEEYLTWKQYRYLRLDGHTSGGDRGSLIDRFNQQDSPYFIFLLSIRAGGVGVNLQAADTVIIFDTDWNPQVDLQAQARAHRIGQKRDVLVLRFETVQTVEEQVRASAEHKLGVANQSITAGFFDNNTSAEDRREYLESLLRECKKEEAAPVLDDDALNDLLARSESEIDVFESVDKQRRHQEMATWKSLLSGQGMDALEPLPPLPSRLVTDDDLKALYEAMKLYDMPKAGAESNAGAKRKGQHVGGLDAKHYGRGKRAREVRSYEEQWTEEEFEKMCQAESPDSPKVKEETGERNLPKEASGSLLAIGCTEPQAPPQLPPLPPPVEPLLLQQSKEVTPPSKRGRGRPRRATSDKSPAAMVLSVPPETGKVDVELQKGIESGSSKTSPLDSSPVPNLEGNSGATPHLGSRIAPSAQPTTPVSVALSSQITTAPLSVPLQSRGRGRKVQGAVQTPRRRGKNQVAVSPTTSSSAVPDPNINDQSQNVSVNPSVIAMGGTVSSAPMPQHPTNFPAAAAAAVEGISAATHHSGPGTALDSQPNPPNPSISPTIQSIVPSSSVPMQVKGQNRKTQSGTETTRRKGKKEVPVSPSVPDASDSQLSKSNPTLSQDKSGESGSKAIFMVSNQQNDALDRDVNQEQVSQEVGQDKKATELLDDVAQHRQPASTLTTHDGITRSMGSSGQIHGVDMHDVASVTKEVSAVNSSSKAKVLEVSGSESGVILSTPQLSKRFAEVVQNQSSEDNPSPVVYPATESLLHSATVEGVCKTVHQLAPKITSSSQPISSYPSVTPVFQSNTPEAMQVKRQGHKAPTRGEAPRRRGKKQGSISPAVDATIGQDPIVNPQMQMQNKSRDSLGSKVISLRSAQGNELKELKNVVQEAHIPSGLVGQDPKRKEASGILAVGRIQTADVTDVARVMKEIFSETCSSKNKIGDSSTVEVRSAPVSSKMSVEVAKNQSSEGKALSAVSILEATLPVMGSSNDDSKQPGSGDGVKMEGDHTPALGKAPTSEINPSMLEIKTSHGPVEKMRELIRASTENPVMGSNMEVNHSVLDAGDRDNITSQRPAPEGLLGDGGDPPMVTLSVSDVTEHPRSDSGYRTQASKASPKFSPHVSLGNRTISIKPDYTDYFSLGTVTPVADHSDSRNILSVADSVSRSSNKPSVKESLDSSLEIRDDEAKTHIQSGVDITKVEGEEVCKMQIDPAVSEASSLKYLSSSNKIEPNSSAAGASHRKDAFSQFGGIVLQNISPLRGNTYGPCENDLVGSSVAVEEPHKTEAGNKAEYSQVGAFVPKDLSENMVLPSSPLAREEEKDSRPFEQGLAGSSIEPETSKGFEAQMASKMDVSNANVIIPEIRPEHMVLPQSFLEAEENINGILENDAACCLVVPEGAKGSEVENDDQMGAQKVSDSVQEIVDPLPSSLVIEEDQVEGSSEKGALCFSVIVQNSGGSEAEAGKQLDASHAETLVRENVSENMVSPRSSLVSEAPVVEGSSEQDIFGFSVVLETSKGSATNNEVQVNPSQVDGVVPETKTGIWMQESEIARSSEKHQDDSSVAKQSKPSAIEEGSQMIVSEVGGIVHETSLENSCVPSVSETKAENANCLYEKSSHCVLLALEEAKQSETESSNQLAVSDFPMTGPENSLENICQSSCSLTMEADKIEGSSKKSSCDISVAMEESKKFEKENDESHVGSKECEESQVVGTSFEHTQVGSIGPEETSGNTDKSSYSSEMQEGKIEGSSQNIPEESNRSEAETDDQTQYGGMALANMSENIEGSYSSGMQEDKIKGSSLNVPEESNRLEAETDDQTQFGGMTLAKMSEKIEGSSLNVPEESNRSEAEIDDQAQCGGMALANMPEKIESISFSGMQEDKIEGSSLNVPESNRLEAETDDRTQFGGMALAKMSEKIEGSSLNVPEESNRSEAEIDDQAQCGGMAVANMPEKIEGLSSSGMQEDKIEGSSLNFPESNRLEAETDDQTQFCGMALAKMSEKIEGSCLNVSEESKRSEAETNDQAQCGGMAQANMPEKIEDVSFSGMQEDKIEGSSQNVPESNRSEAETDNQTQFGGMALAKMLEKIEGSSLNVQEESNRSEAETNDQAQCGGMALANMPEKIEDLSSSGMQEDKIKGSSLNVPEESKRQEAETVTDDETQCDGMAPANMLPSSSLLEEKTDVLSEKDPAE, encoded by the exons ATTTTGCAACACATGAAATCAAGCGGGAAGGAACATTCCATGCCGTATCAAGTAATATCAAG GGCCATGGAGACTGTCATCAATCAGCATGGTCTTGATATTGAAGCTTTGAGGTCATCACGCCTTCCTTTGACCGGTGGAACTCAAATGGGGGATTCTTCGACTGCACAATATGGAG GATCTTCACAGGCAGTTGGAGTTGGGAAAGACTCTAAAGCTGGATTGGCTGAAAATGAGATATCCAAAGTTGATCCTTCTGCTTCCAGTAGGCCCCCTGCTGGCCCAAGTAGTGCAGGCCATGATTATTATCAAGGATCTGGAACTCAAAGGAGCAGCCAGTCATTTGATCATGAAAGTCCTTCTAGTTTGGAAACTAGGTCTGCCAATTCACAATCCCAAGAAAGAGGAGCGAATCAGAAGGATGGTAAAAAGGCTGTTGCTAAGAGGAAGAGGGGTGATTCATCTTTACACTTGGAAATGCATGTTGAGAATCCCCAACAACTTGATCCTCGCAATACCATAGTTAATCCAAGGAAGGGGAAAATGAACAAGGTTGACTCACCAGGGAGTTATGCAGTTAGAGGTGGTGAAAATACCAGCTTTAATAAGGTTCCTAGTAGTGGTCAGCTGGAAGTTTCATCTTCTTATGTGTCTGCAGGACAACAGCAAGGGGGTTCTCTTTCATCTGCACATGAAAGTCTCACTTCCAGGTGTATGTGGAATCAAAATAAAGCAGGGTTACCCCTTGAAAGATCTCAAGTTCCAAGGTTCTCTTCGAATGCTGTTTCTGGTAATGCAACAGCAGAAATTCCATTGCAGCAGTCAGCAATTTCATCTCTTGGATCAA GTGCTTTTAGCAAGGTTCATGGAGGGATGCCTGCCACTTCATATCCAGCAGGGCCCATGGGGGAGCCAGGGTTTGCAGGTCTAGTGCAATATGGTGGTTCTGAACATCAGAAACATGGATTGGCAAAGGGTGCTGTAGCTAGTTCTGCTGAGAAAACCTCAGAAGGATTTTTTTCTGCTAACCGTGTGGATGACTTTCCCACTTCACTTTCAACTGGAAAGATTTTAGAAAATGATGGAGGAAGTTCAAACATGTTTGCAGAGTCAAATAAAATTATCCAG GGTGGCAGGCAATCTAGTAATTCAGAATTGACAATGATTAGATCAACACCTCCTAGAGATGTTGGAAAATCTCCTGTTTCCCAGGGTTCTGTCTCTCCTGGCATGCCTTTCAATGAACAACAGCTGAGACAGCTCAGAGCTCAGTGCCTTGTCTTTTTAGCATTCAG AAATGTTTTGCCGCCAAAGAAACTTCATCTGGATATAGCACTTGGAAATGTTGTTCCTAAAGATG GTGGCACTTTGGATGGTCCTCGCAAAGAGCTGACTGATCATAAAGGAAAGGCACAATCTTCTAATGAGCCAACCAATATTCCTGAACTTTTAATGCCATGTGGAAGGCTGAATAATGCAAAGGAATTTGATAAAGTGCTTCCCGGTTTGGGGGGAAGATTCTTGGATGAAAACTGTGCATCCAAAGAAGCTGATAAACTTAAAATGATGGAGGACAAAAGTGGTCTACCTTCTGACCCCTCGATGCTTGCAGATGAAAGGAAATATCTGTACTCCACAAGGAAACTGGATGCTGAAATACAAAGGCAGGAAGCAGTGGAATCGCAGGCAGTTTTCACCACTGCAATGCAGCAGCCTGATTCAGCAAGGGGTGGTTTACCCTTGAGTAACCCTGTGGACAGCATGGGGAATGCCTTTCTTCAAGTTGGAAAAACTGACCATGCTTCTTCTGCAACATTCATAAATAAGCAGGCAATCCCTGAGGCAGTTAGCTGGACTAGAATTGGCAGTCAATCCCTACCATCCGGCTCCATTCAGCTCGGATTGGTTCCAGACAGAAAAGATAATGCTCCTAGTCAGTTTCACATTCTTGGCAATAGTAATGCTTCAG AacaagatgatgatgataagtCAGCCGCTTCTACTGATTCACCACCTTCTCCAAAGTACACCATGTTAGAGAAATGGATTATGGATCAGCAGAGGAAGAAACTTTTAACCGAGCAAGGTTGGGTTCTAAAACagcagaaaacaaaacaaagaattgCCACTTGTTTTGACAAGTTAAAG GAAACTGTTAGCTCGTCTGAAGACATATCTGCAAAAACCAAAATTgtaatagaattgaaaaagcttCAGCTCTTGGAGCTTCAACGCCGTCTAAGGAG TAATtttctcaatgatttttttaagccCATCACAAATGACATGGATCGTTTGAAATCATATAAGAAACATAAGCATGGCAGGAGGATCAAACAACTTGAAAGGTATGAGCAGAAAATGAAGGAAGAACGACAAAAGAGGATACGTGAGAGGCAGAAGGAGTTCTTTGCTGAGATAGAAGTTCACAA GGAAAGACTGGAAGATGTGTTTAAGATTAAGAGAGAACGCtggaaaggtttcaataaataTGTCAAAGAGTTCCATAAAAGGAAGGAGCGTACCCATCGGGAGAAGATTGACAGAATCCAGCGTGAGaagattaatttattgaaaatcaatGATGTTGAGGGGTATCTGCGAATGGTGCAG GATGCAAAATCAGACCGTGTTAAGCAACTGCTGAAAGAGACGGAGAAGTATCTTCAAAAGCTGGGATCCAAGCTACAGGAAGCTAAGTCTATGGCAAGCCGATTTGAGAATGATATGGATGAGTCACGGCATGCTGCTGTTGTTGAGAAGAATGAAACTTCTGTTGAGAATGAAGATGAAAGTGACCAGGCCAAG CATTACATGGAAAGCAATGAGAAGTACTATTTGATGGCTCATAG TGTAAAAGAAAGCATTGCAGAACAGCCAACATGTCTCCTGGGCGGAAAATTAAGGGA GTATCAGATGAATGGACTAAGGTGGTTGGTTTCACTATACAACAATCATTTGAATGGCATTCTTGCTGATGAAATGGGTCTTGGGAAAACTGTTCAg GTTATTTCTCTAATTTGCTACCTGAtggaaacaaaaaatgataGAGGGCCTTTCTTGGTGGTTGTACCTTCTTCAGTTTTACCTGGCTGGGAGACTGAAATCAATTTCTGGGCACCTGGAATCCACAAAATTGTCTATTCTGGGCCTCCGGAGGAGAGGCGCAGGCTATTTAA gGAAAAGATTGTGCATCAAAAATTCAATGTCCTTCTGACAACGTATGAATATCTGATGAACAAACACGATAGACCGAAACTGAGCAAGATACATTGGCgatatataataattgatgaaGGCCATCGCATAAAGAATGCTTCTTGCAAATTGAATGCTGACTTGAGGCATTATCAGAGTTCTCACAGGTTGTTATTAACTGGAACACCACTACAG AACAATCTTGAGGAATTGTGGGCACTACTCAACTTTTTGCTACCTAACATATTTAACTCAGCAGAGGATTTTTCTCAGTGGTTCAACAAACCATTTGAGAGTAATGGTGATAATTCAGCCGATGAA GCCTTACTTTCCGAGGAGGAAAATTTGTTGATCATAAACCGTCTCCACCAAGTTCTTCGACCATTTGTACTTCGGAGACTGAAACACAAG GTTGAGAATCAACTGCCTGAGAAGATTGAGAGACTTGTTCGGTGTGAGGCTTCTGCATATCAGAAGCTTCTTATGAAGAGAGTAGAAGAGAATCTTGGTTCAATTGGAAATTCAAAG GCTCGAACAGTGCACAACTCAGTTATGGAGCTTCGTAACATATGCAATCATCCATACCTTAGCCAGCTTCATGCGGATGAG GTTGATACTTTGATACCTAAGCATTTTCTGCCACCAATTATTAGACTTTGTGGAAAGCTTGAGATGCTAGATCGTTTGCTACCCAAATTGAAAGCAACAGACCATCGG gttcttttcttttccacaaTGACCAGGCTGCTTGATGTTATGGAGGAGTATCTCACTTGGAAACAGTATCGATACCTTCGCTTGGATGGTCATACCTCTGGAGGTGACCGTGGTTCACTCATTGACCGTTTTAACCAACAAGATTctccatattttattttcttgctcag CATTCGGGCTGGTGGTGTTGGAGTGAACCTTCAAGCTGCTGATACTGTGATCATATTTGATACTGATTGGAATCCTCAG GTTGATCTTCAAGCTCAAGCAAGGGCTCATAGGATTGGCCAGAAGAGGGATGTGCTTGTTCTTCGATTTGAAACA GTCCAAACTGTTGAAGAACAAGTCAGAGCTTCTGCTGAGCATAAACTGGGAGTTGCTAATCAGAGCATTACTGCTGGTTTCTTTGACAATAATACAAG TGCAGAAGATCGAAGGGAATACTTGGAGTCCCTTCTGCGTGAATGCAAGAAAGAGGAGGCTGCCCCTGTTTTAGATGATGATGCTCTAAATGATCTCTTAGCTCGCAG TGAATCAGAGATTGATGTATTTGAATCAGTTGACAAACAAAGGCGGCATCAAGAGATG GCAACATGGAAGAGTTTGTTATCGGGTCAAGGGATGGATGCTTTGGAACCTCTACCACCTTTGCCTTCACGCCTTGTAACAGATGATGACTTGAAAGCACTCTATGAAGCAATGAAGTTGTATGATATGCCAAAGGCTGGGGCAGAATCCAATGCAGGGGCGAAGCGTAAGGGGCAGCATGTTGGGGGCCTTGATGCTAAACATTATGGAAGGGGCAAACGAGCTAGAGAG GTACGCTCTTATGAAGAGCAATGGACAGAAGAGGAATTTGAGAAGATGTGTCAGGCTGAATCTCCAGACTCTCCTAAGGTGAAAGAAGAAACAGGAGAGAGGAACTTGCCAAAAGAGGCTAGTGGGTCTTTATTGGCTATTGGTTGCACAGAACCTCAAGCTCCACCACAACTGCCACCGCTGCCACCTCCTGTGGAGCCTCTCCTGCTGCAGCAGAGCAAAGAGGTAACTCCTCCATCAAAACGGGGGCGTGGAAGGCCGAGAAGAGCAACTTCAGATAAATCTCCAGCTGCGATGGTACTCTCAGTACCTCCTGAAACTGGCAAAGTGGATGTGGAGTTACAGAAGGGAATAGAGTCTGGCTCCTCAAAAACATCTCCTCTTGATTCTTCTCCTGTTCCTAATTTAGAAGGTAATAGTGGAGCCACACCTCATTTAGGATCAAGGATTGCTCCCAGTGCTCAGCCAACCACTCCAGTTTCTGTTGCACTTAGCTCACAAATCACTACTGCTCCCCTTTCTGTGCCATTGCAATCAAGAGGTCGAGGACGGAAGGTTCAAGGTGCAGTTCAAACACCACGGCGCAGAGGAAAGAATCAAGTGGCTGTTTCACCCACCACTTCAAGTTCTGCTGTTCCTGATCCAAATATAAATGATCAATCACAGAATGTATCTGTCAATCCATCAGTAATTGCCATGGGTGGAACTGTTTCTAGTGCTCCCATGCCACAACATCCTACTAATtttcctgctgctgctgctgctgctgtagaGGGTATTAGTGCAGCCACTCATCATTCTGGGCCTGGGACTGCTTTGGATTCTCAACCAAACCCTCCCAACCCTTCTATCTCCCCTACCATTCAATCCATAGTTCCTAGTTCTTCAGTTCCTATGCAAGTCAAAGGGCAAAACCGAAAGACTCAAAGTGGCACTGAAACAACTCGACgcaaaggaaagaaagaggTGCCAGTATCACCTTCTGTTCCAGATGCTTCAGACAGTCAGCTTTCAAAATCCAATCCAACGTTGTCACAGGATAAATCTGGGGAATCAGGAAGTAAAGCTATTTTCATGGTTAGTAACCAACAGAATGATGCTCTGGACAGAGATGTTAACCAGGAGCAAGTGTCCCAAGAAGTTGGCCAGGATAAAAAAGCAACTGAGCTTTTGGATGATGTAGCCCAGCATAGGCAACCAGCCAGCACTCTTACAACGCATGATGGTATTACCAGATCTATGG GATCTTCTGGACAAATACATGGTGTTGATATGCATGATGTAGCTTCTGTGACAAAGGAGGTTTCAGCAGTGAATAGCTCTTCAAAAGCTAAAGTACTTGAAGTTTCTGGGAGTGAAAGTGGAGTTATCCTGTCTACACCTCAATTAAGTAAGCGCTTTGCAGAGGTGGTCCAGAATCAAAGCTCAGAGGATAACCCTTCCCCAGTGGTTTATCCTGCAACTGAGTCATTACTCCATTCTGCCACTGTAGAAGGTGTTTGCAAAACTGTGCATCAGCTTGCTCCAAAGATTACTTCCAGCTCTCAGCCAATTTCATCTTATCCTTCTGTTACTCCAGTATTTCAATCTAACACTCCTGAAGCCATGCAAGTTAAAAGGCAAGGTCATAAAGCTCCTACCAGAGGGGAAGCACCTAGACGAAGAGGTAAGAAACAGGGTTCAATTTCACCTGCTGTGGATGCTACAATTGGTCAGGATCCCATTGTAAATCCTCAAATGCAAATGCAAAATAAGTCCAGAGATTCATTAGGGAGCAAGGTCATATCCTTGAGGAGTGCTCAAGGAAATGAACTCAAGGAGTTGAAGAATGTTGTTCAG GAAGCACATATTCCCAGTGGTTTAGTTGGTCAagatccaaaaagaaaagaagctagTGGGATTCTGGCTGTTGGCCGAATTCAGACTGCTGACGTAACTGATGTTGCTCGTGTGATGAAGGAGATTTTTTCTGAGACTTgctcttcaaaaaataaaattggtgaCTCTTCTACAGTTGAAGTTAGAAGTGCCCCTGTTTCAAGTAAGATGTCTGTGGAGGTGGCAAAAAACCAAAGCTCAGAGGGTAAAGCACTATCCGCTGTGTCAATTTTAGAAGCTACACTTCCAGTCATGGGGAGTTCAAATGATGATTCTAAACAGCCTGGGTCTGGAGATGGTGTCAAGATGGAAGGGGATCATACTCCTGCTTTGGGTAAGGCTCCTACTTCTGAAATCAATCCCTCTATGCTTGAAATCAAGACCAGTCATGGCCCTGTTGAAAAAATGAGAGAGTTGATACGGGCTTCCACTGAAAACCCAGTCATGGGAAGTAATATGGAAGTCAATCATTCAGTTCTTGATGCTGGTGACAGGGACAATATTACTTCTCAGAGACCTGCTCCTGAAGGTCTTcttggtgatggtggtgatcCTCCCATGGTTACCCTATCTGTTTCAGATGTAACAGAACACCCTAGGAGTGACTCTGGATACAGAACGCAGGCTTCAAAAGCATCTCCTAAGTTTTCTCCACATGTTAGCCTTGGCAATCGTACAATTTCCATTAAACCTGATTATACTGATTATTTTTCCTTAGGGACTGTTACTCCTGTTGCAGATCATTCAGATTCAAGAAATATCCTAAGTGTAGCTGATAGTGTATCTAGAAGCAGTAATAAGCCTTCTGTGAAAGAGTCCCTAGATTCTTCTCTTGAAATCAGAGATGATGAAGCTAAAACTCATATTCAATCGGGGGTTGATATAACCAAGGTTGAGGGTGAGGAGGTCTGCAAAATGCAAATTGATCCTGCTGTATcagag GCCTCTTCTCTTAAATATCTGTCTTCTTCCAACAAGATAGAGCCAAACAGTTCTGCAGCTGGAGCCAGTCATCGAAAGGATGCTTTTTCTCAGTTTGGTGGGATTGTGCTGCAAAATATTTCTCCACTCAGAGGAAATACCTATGGCCCATGTGAGAATGATCTTGTTGGAAGCTCAGTAGCAGTGGAGGAACCACACAAAACTGAAGCAGGTAACAAAGCAGAATATTCTCAGGTTGGTGCGTTTGTGCCAAAAGATTTGTCAGAAAACATGGTTCTACCCTCGTCCCCACTGGCAAGGGAGGAAGAAAAGGACAGTAGACCATTTGAGCAGGGTTTAGCTGGCAGCTCAATAGAACCAGAAACATCAAAGGGGTTTGAGGCTCAAATGGCCAGTAAAATGGATGTATCTAATGCTAATGTTATCATTCCAGAAATTAGACCAGAACACATGGTTCTACCCCAATCTTTCTTGGAAGCAGAAGAAAACATCAATGGCATTTTGGAGAATGATGCGGCTTGCTGTTTGGTGGTGCCAGAGGGAGCAAAGGGATCTGAAGTTGAAAATGATGATCAGATGGGCGCGCAGAAGGTGTCTGATAGTGTACAAGAAATTGTGGATCCCTTACCATCTTCTCTTGTAATAGAGGAAGATCAGGTTGAGGGCTCATCCGAGAAGGGTGCGCTTTGTTTCTCTGTAATAGTTCAAAATTCAGGAGGGTCAGAAGCTGAAGCAGGCAAGCAACTAGATGCATCTCATGCTGAGACTTTGGTACGAGAAAATGTATCAGAGAACATGGTTTCGCCAAGATCTTCTTTGGTATCAGAGGCACCAGTGGTTGAGGGCTCTTCTGAGCAGGATATATTTGGCTTCTCAGTAGTACTAGAGACATCTAAAGGGTCTGCTACTAATAATGAGGTTCAAGTAAATCCATCTCAGGTAGATGGAGTTGTGCCTGAAACTAAAACGGGCATATGGATGCAGGAATCTGAGATTGCAAGATCATCTGAGAAGCACCAAGATGACAGCTCAGTAGCCAAGCAATCAAAACCATCTGCAATTGAAGAGGGCAGTCAAATGATAGTATCTGAGGTTGGTGGAATTGTGCATGAAACTTCTTTGGAAAACAGTTGTGTGCCATCTGTCTCAGAAACAAAGGCAGAAAACGCTAATTGCTTATATGAGAAAAGTTCTCATTGCGTCTTGCTTGCTCTAGAGGAAGCAAAACAGTCTGAAACTGAAAGTAGCAACCAACTGGCTGTATCTGATTTTCCTATGACCGGGCCTGAAAATTCTTTGGAGAACATATGCCAGTCTTCATGTTCTCTAACAATGGAGGCGGATAAGATTGAGGGCTCGTCTAAGAAGAGTTCTTGTGACATCTCAGTAGCAATGGAGGAAtcaaaaaagtttgaaaaagaaaacgatgAATCTCATGTTGGTAGCAAGGAATGTGAAGAAAGTCAAGTTGTTGGTACCAGTTTCGAACACACACAGGTTGGTAGCATTGGACCAGAAGAAACATCTGGAAACACAGACAAATCCTCATATTCCTCAGAAATGCAGGAAGGTAAGATTGAGGGCTCATCTCAGAATATCCCAGAGGAATCAAATAGGTCGGAAGCTGAAACAGATGATCAAACTCAGTATGGTGGGATGGCTCTAGCCAACATGTCAGAAAATATCGAGGGCTCTTATTCCTCAGGGATGCAGGAAGACAAGATTAAGGGCTCTTCTTTGAATGTACCAGAGGAATCAAATAGGTTGGAAGCTGAAACAGATGATCAAACTCAATTTGGTGGGATGACTCTAGCTAAGATGTCAGAAAAGATTGAGGGCTCATCTCTGAATGTCCCAGAGGAATCAAATAGGTCGGAAGCTGAAATAGATGACCAAGCTCAATGTGGTGGGATGGCTCTAGCGAACATGCCAGAAAAGATAGAGAGCATATCTTTCTCAGGGATGCAGGAAGACAAGATTGAGGGCTCTTCTCTGAATGTCCCAGAGTCAAATAGGTTGGAAGCTGAAACAGATGATCGAACTCAATTTGGTGGGATGGCTCTAGCTAAGATGTCAGAAAAGATTGAGGGCTCATCTCTGAATGTCCCAGAGGAATCAAATAGGTCGGAAGCTGAAATAGATGACCAAGCTCAATGTGGTGGGATGGCTGTAGCGAACATGCCAGAAAAGATAGAGGGCTTATCTTCCTCAGGGATGCAGGAAGACAAGATTGAGGGCTCTTCTCTGAATTTTCCAGAGTCAAATAGGTTGGAAGCTGAAACAGAtgatcaaactcaattttgtggGATGGCTCTAGCTAAGATGTCAGAAAAGATTGAGGGCTCATGTCTAAATGTCTCAGAGGAATCTAAGAGGTCGGAAGCTGAAACAAATGACCAAGCTCAATGTGGTGGGATGGCTCAAGCTAACATGCCAGAAAAGATAGAGGACGTATCTTTCTCAGGGATGCAGGAAGACAAGATTGAGGGCTCATCTCAGAATGTCCCAGAGTCAAATAGGTCAGAAGCTGAAACAgataatcaaactcaatttggtGGGATGGCTCTAGCTAAGATGTTAGAAAAGATTGAGGGCTCATCTCTGAATGTCCAAGAGGAATCAAATAGGTCGGAAGCTGAAACAAATGACCAAGCTCAATGTGGTGGGATGGCTCTAGCGAACATGCCAGAAAAGATAGAGGACTTGTCTTCCTCAGGGATGCAGGAAGACAAGATTAAAGGCTCTTCTCTAAATGTCCCAGAGGAATCAAAAAGGCAGGAAGCTGAAACTGTAACTGATGATGAAACTCAGTGTGATGGGATGGCTCCAGCGAACATGTTGCCTTCATCTTCTCTCTTGGAGGAAAAGACTGACGTCTTATCAGAGAAAGATCCAGCTGAATAA